The DNA sequence TCAGTTGCTTCGTGGCTGCTTGGTTCTTCAGTTGCTTCAAGATTGCTTGGCTCTTCAGTTGCATCATGGCTACTTGGCTCTTCAGTTGCTTCAAGGTTACTTGGCTCTTCAGTCACTCTGTCATCATTCTCTTGACTAGGactgtcttctatttctttaaCAATGCCATCATCTTGGGCTTCTACTTGGATAGTAGCatctgtttctccacattctaCATCTTCATCTTCTTGCTTGCTGTCTTCTTTCACCTCTTCCTCTTCGGCTATTTCTTTTTCGACCCCCTGCCCTGTTTCACAGTCATTGCCTTGGTCTTCCTCAGCTTCAGCTGCTTCCTCCCCACCAGCAGATTccactttttctcctccttctgattTGGAGTGTACTGTTGGTGGCTGAGAAGCATCGCCTTGGTTGTCCTCATTATCAGCTTCCACCTCTGTATTTTCTGCGTCTTCCTCAATGGTTTTGGCTTCCTCTGTTTTCTCTTGGGACAAGGCACGATCCCGGCCTCCGGCCACACTTCCTTCCCTTGAGCCTCCATCACCGCTACTCACATCAACTCCCGAAGAAGACATAGGAGTGAAGTCACCGTCTTTTGAGCAGTGCCCTTTGAAAGCAGAGGGCACTTTTGCCTGGCTTTCCTTCTCCACACCGGAACTTGGGTCCCCGCTTTCTGATGTGCACCCACACCAGAGGGCCTGGAAAATGTTCAATAGCTCTGTATATCTTGGCCTGTTGAGGCATTTGTTTGATTTGCTTGATGAGTCCAGTTCTTCATCAAGGAGTTGAAGGCTGGCAAGGCAAGTGATCAAAATATTGGCTGAGTTGCTGAGTTTTCTCCCCATTGTAGGGGACACCTCTGGCAAACTATGCGATCGGTCCATCTTTGGCTCTTGCTTGGATGCCAGCAGCGCTTTCATGATCTGCACAGAGGTCTGTATAGTGTTAGGTAAAtcttttttgtggttgttttggCTGGAGAGGACAGCGTGGTTGCACTTTGCTTCTCCAGCTTCTGCCTCTTCTAACACAGCTTCAGAAGCTGTCTCCGCATTGAGATCTTCCTTTGGTTGCTCTtcaaccacctcctcctctgctccttctgcAGCTGCCTCAACAGCCTTCACTGTGCTTTCACCTTGCTTGATGTCCTCTTTATTCCTTTCTGATTCTATCTCCAACAGTTCCTGGCTGCTTGAACAGCCTGGTACTTCTGCATCTAAATCTTCACCATCCCTGTCATCCTGCATCTCGCATTTCATTAGTAGAGTCTCTGAAGGAATCTTCCTCAACCATTCATGCACAACTTCTTCTGGAGAGGCATTTGGCAAAGAAGAAGGAATGACTCCATCATCACCTTCTGCCTCTTCTTGGATCTTCTCCTGGCATGACGCTTTCTCTGTGTTCAAAGGTTCAGCTGTATTCTCTGGCTCATGTACCACCTCTGTCTCAGGTGACTGTGAAGCAgttgcttctttctcctccttatcTGAAATTACTTCTGATTCTGTGCATGCACTGGTCCCTTGAGAGCTCTTCTTCAGAAGCATGGTCCTACCTTTTCTGCTACTGGGCCTCCCTTTTGGAGGGGCAGGACAGCGCAAACTGTACATGGATGCAGACTCAGAGGCTGAAACTTGGCTAGCGCGCTCCATATCACCATAAaggctgctgtttttctttcgtCTTGGCTTGGAAGACAGGGCCACACTCGACTGTGAGCAAGCATCATCGCTTCTCCCTGAAGCCTCAGTCTCTGCATATCCGCTCCTACcttcagaatatgaagaaacCCTTGAACTAGCGCTCCGAAGATCATCATGACAGGTTTTCGTTACATGGCCACATTTGGAGCAGGTGGATTCCGACATACTTCCCAGCCTTGACGATTTCTCTGGAGAACTAACTTTGGGAATTCCAACTCCATTTTTCCCATTGCTGTCTGAGAAGCTGGAACAAAGGGACGATATCTTGCTGGAGTTATCTGCCTGGTTCTCCCTCTGGCTGTTTTGGGATGACTTGCTGTAGCACTTAGAAGTACTGCTGGTGCTCTCCTCATTGTAAGCTGGAGGAGCTGCCCCCTCACTTAAAGATGACATATGTGAGTGAGGAGAActtgaatcctgggatgtgtgaGCTTTTGAATCTCTTTTCTCTGCTTCATATGAGCTTCTGGAATAATATGAAGCCCTGCTGCTGGAGCTTGCATCTTCTGCAGGGAAAGAACTTTTtgacttcttcttttttgtcttaCTGGAGGTGGACCCTCTAGATGATCCAACAGACCTGTTGGATGCTACCTCCAGGTGATTTTGGCTGCGCTTGCTCTTTCTGGAGGAAGCCGAAGCAGCGCTACACAGGTGTATTTCATCACTGTCACTCCTCGGGTTGTTTCCAGCACAAGAGTCTGACCCAAATGACCTTGCTGTAGAGCATCCTCCGCAGTCACTGACTTCATCTTTGACAGATGGACTGGATCCTGGATTTTCTGAAACGGAATAGATTTCATTGATCTCTTCATCCTCCTTTTCAGCTTCTTCCTCTGCAGCATCTTTTTTAGGGCATGAATCTgtggagaaagaagaaatcacTTGATCATTTTCAGAAACCTCATCAGCATTCTCCTTTGCACCATCAAGTAGGCTGCCCTTGCCGGATTTGCTGTAGACACTGTTTGGAGTGGGGGAGGAGCTGGCAACATCTTCCACCTCTCCTCTTTCCTTGATGCTACTAGACGAAAATGTTCTGGCCAAACTGCTGGTCACCTCACACACTCTTATCTGGCTTTCTGCTGATTGTTGAGAGGATTTCGATTTGCTGCTCCCAGGTCGGCTATCTTTgccttcatctcctcctccctccacgcTGGTTTCCTCTTCGTTTTGTGAATGGGCTGAGTTGGCTATGGCATCCATTTCCTCAGGAGACCCCCTTTGGTTTGTGTTGGTCTGGTTGCAACCATGTTGACAGCAGCAGTTTTTGACCGAATGGTACTCCACCATATTCTCTACAGTTTCTGAATAATGAGAAGACTCTCGCACCACATGTTTAGAATATTCCTCTC is a window from the Sceloporus undulatus isolate JIND9_A2432 ecotype Alabama chromosome 1, SceUnd_v1.1, whole genome shotgun sequence genome containing:
- the RP1L1 gene encoding retinitis pigmentosa 1-like 1 protein: MTQPSADYFSSSGPYNYDQPLPPLARTNAVTQVPPAKKITFYKSGDPQFGGVKMAINQRSFKSFNALMDDLSHRVPLPFGVRTITTPRGIHCISTLDQLEDGGCYLCSDKKYVTPISIGAANRRTGSQKTGQPVSTLRRAAQDGKHDDYSAGFIQQSPRIPKKVTLVKNGDITIQRPIVLNRRNARSLKTLLDEISEVMKFTVKKLFTLDGRKIDSMQAVLHCPNVLVCVGREPFKPMVKENPRKHSSEKLPGLASRSSSNNNGENQEMNFGLETKKSVMHPRSSLSNRSARFSLSSEKSSTNGLTTSSENGGPFPRNCPHSKAGELAHSLVNDDIEKKVHVNKDGSLSVEMKVRFRLLNDETLQWSTQIKKSSLMNKIPCEELSINHDNGLESTENPEVSSELDDSFYPCDADSYMSNLDESENDEARCHKCGKLCKDYDIWKNPMHTSQKEEQGVKSTWYTHSSCSSTSSHRRVIRKKVASVDSIHTSSSGEEYSKHVVRESSHYSETVENMVEYHSVKNCCCQHGCNQTNTNQRGSPEEMDAIANSAHSQNEEETSVEGGGDEGKDSRPGSSKSKSSQQSAESQIRVCEVTSSLARTFSSSSIKERGEVEDVASSSPTPNSVYSKSGKGSLLDGAKENADEVSENDQVISSFSTDSCPKKDAAEEEAEKEDEEINEIYSVSENPGSSPSVKDEVSDCGGCSTARSFGSDSCAGNNPRSDSDEIHLCSAASASSRKSKRSQNHLEVASNRSVGSSRGSTSSKTKKKKSKSSFPAEDASSSSRASYYSRSSYEAEKRDSKAHTSQDSSSPHSHMSSLSEGAAPPAYNEESTSSTSKCYSKSSQNSQRENQADNSSKISSLCSSFSDSNGKNGVGIPKVSSPEKSSRLGSMSESTCSKCGHVTKTCHDDLRSASSRVSSYSEGRSGYAETEASGRSDDACSQSSVALSSKPRRKKNSSLYGDMERASQVSASESASMYSLRCPAPPKGRPSSRKGRTMLLKKSSQGTSACTESEVISDKEEKEATASQSPETEVVHEPENTAEPLNTEKASCQEKIQEEAEGDDGVIPSSLPNASPEEVVHEWLRKIPSETLLMKCEMQDDRDGEDLDAEVPGCSSSQELLEIESERNKEDIKQGESTVKAVEAAAEGAEEEVVEEQPKEDLNAETASEAVLEEAEAGEAKCNHAVLSSQNNHKKDLPNTIQTSVQIMKALLASKQEPKMDRSHSLPEVSPTMGRKLSNSANILITCLASLQLLDEELDSSSKSNKCLNRPRYTELLNIFQALWCGCTSESGDPSSGVEKESQAKVPSAFKGHCSKDGDFTPMSSSGVDVSSGDGGSREGSVAGGRDRALSQEKTEEAKTIEEDAENTEVEADNEDNQGDASQPPTVHSKSEGGEKVESAGGEEAAEAEEDQGNDCETGQGVEKEIAEEEEVKEDSKQEDEDVECGETDATIQVEAQDDGIVKEIEDSPSQENDDRVTEEPSNLEATEEPSSHDATEEPSNLEATEEPSSHEATEEPSNLEATEEPSNLEGEEEPSNLEADEEPSNNETNEEASKLEATKEPSSHEVIEEPNHNDPCTKEANDTEEPETKGAKQLVAMSDADTQPSEAIVPHQPSVKVSPMIQQRSIDPDPVWVLKLLKKIELEFMTHYVSAMNEFKVKWNLPNTDEVNQMVSELKEEVRKRIKTSIEKELRKIKSRAGRRIPRPPDEELRRESTFQVENRRRRLQSIRKMSLYSGRSANQSNQQETREVSYEVDEDFIFSTIRDDDSELPSEEEYCPCDACIRKKMEARVIRGPVVPPVAANAPVVKAFDLQQILKMKKGSVPEKMAEQSIAEEGLDEEAGEETAEPEASQETEPDEGKEVGETNGKEEEQEMKEDEEEALPEGEEKWKKGL